The DNA segment TCTGCTATTAGTTCTAGCATCTTGAGTTTTTACATTTTCTCTTATATCATCTAGAGCATTCCATTTCTCTAATAAACCTCCCCAATTATATTCTTGCTCTTTTTCATATTCTTTTAATTCTTCTCTATCCATTTCATCTAAAGTAGCCATATAATTATTTACTGACTTTAACCATTTATCTATAGGTATAAAATTTCTTGTTGGTTCCAAGCTTTGATAACTGTCATAGAATTCACCAAATAATATTATTATAGCTACATACATTAAATATATATCTATATTTTTTGCCCTAGCTGGAAGATACCTTCTTTTTATCTCCTCATTTGATATATGGAAAGGTGAATCTGTGGAAATAGGTACCATATATACATACTCACCTGCCAAAATAATTGTACAATCTACTTCATGGGCAAAATTATCTACTAACTCCCTTATTTTATCATCTGTTGTATATAGTCTAAGCTCGTCTCTATTTTCATATCCTTTAAGGGCTAGTTTTGAATAAATATTGAAAGCCTTTATAACCTCTGTACTTCTATATTCCACTATTATCACCTTCTAATTTTAAAATCATATTATTTACTTTAAATCTGTCATTAACATCTAATATAGTATTTAACTCTTTAACTTCAATTCTTCTGTACTTTCCAATTAAAAGAATTGTAGCATCTTTAATCAATCCGCTATGTTTTTCTTCATCTTTTTCTATTATTATTGGAGATTTTTGATGCATAATCATCCAGAAATC comes from the Tissierellales bacterium genome and includes:
- a CDS encoding DUF6063 family protein codes for the protein MEYRSTEVIKAFNIYSKLALKGYENRDELRLYTTDDKIRELVDNFAHEVDCTIILAGEYVYMVPISTDSPFHISNEEIKRRYLPARAKNIDIYLMYVAIIILFGEFYDSYQSLEPTRNFIPIDKWLKSVNNYMATLDEMDREELKEYEKEQEYNWGGLLEKWNALDDIRENVKTQDARTNSRIGFLNVVKKFLENQNLVVDIGNEEIELTEKAKTIIQRYYMDYEYNRGILDFMYELERKGEEEEDASNI